A window of the Lolium perenne isolate Kyuss_39 chromosome 7, Kyuss_2.0, whole genome shotgun sequence genome harbors these coding sequences:
- the LOC127298044 gene encoding clavaminate synthase-like protein At3g21360: MGEAAIDVAASYDGFFGVGECKGQVEIDGEQVPLVLTPASQEVSGNHEALVAALVANREWVEEKVVTNSAVLLRGFGVRDAVEFDAIVDTLGWPDIRYVGPAPRTHIHGRVWTANEGPLEEFIYYHHEMVLIKEFPGKVILFCEVPPPEGGETPFVPSFRVTERALKEFPEMVEELDAKGLRYTFTALSKDNTKSMRGRGWEDAFATTDKAVAEQRARALGMDVEWLPEERGVRTILGPRQLTRVFPGRKGRRMWFNTVVGMHGKELSSATFADGSEIPADFVRRCGEIIEEESIQFRWEKGDVLILDNLATLHGRRPSGAPRRVLVATCK, from the exons ATGGGAGAAGCTGCAATTGATGTCGCGGCGTCGTACGACGGCTTCTTCGGTGTGGGCGAGTGCAAGGGCCAAGTGGAGATCGACGGCGAGCAGGTGCCGCTTGTGCTGACACCGGCGAGCCAGGAGGTGAGCGGCAACCACGAGGCGCTGGTGGCGGCGCTGGTGGCCAACCGGGAGtgggtggaggagaaggtggtgacCAACAGCGCCGTGCTGCTGCGCGGCTTCGGCGTGCGCGACGCCGTGGAGTTCGACGCCATCGTGGACACGCTCGGGTGGCCGGACATCCGGTACGTCGGCCCCGCCCCGCGCACCCACATCCACGGCCGCGTCTGGACCGCCAACGAGGGCCCCCTCGAGGAGTTCATCTACTACCACCACGAGATGGTCCTC ATCAAGGAGTTTCCCGGGAAGGTGATCCTGTTCTGCGAGGTGCCGCCGCCGGAGGGCGGGGAGACGCCGTTCGTGCCGAGCTTCCGTGTGACGGAGCGCGCGCTCAAGGAGTTCCCGGAGATGGTGGAGGAGCTGGACGCCAAGGGTCTACGCTACACCTTCACGGCGCTGAGCAAGGACAACACCAAGTCCATGCGCGGGCGAGGGTGGGAGGACGCCTTCGCCACAACCGACAAGGCCGTCGCCGAGCAGAGGGCCCGTGCGCTGGGTATGGACGTGGAGTGGCTGCCGGAGGAACGCGGCGTGAGGACCATCCTGGGCCCGAGGCAGCTGACGCGCGTGTTCCCGGGCAGGAAGGGGCGGCGGATGTGGTTCAACACGGTGGTGGGGATGCACGGCAAGGAGCTCAGCTCCGCCACGTTCGCCGACGGGTCCGAGATCCCGGCGGACTTCGTGCGGCGGTGCGGCGAGATCATCGAGGAGGAGAGCATCCAGTTCCGGTGGGAGAAGGGCGACGTGCTCATCCTCGACAACCTCGCAACGCTCCACGGCCGCCGGCCGTCGGGGGCGCCCAGGAGGGTCCTCGTCGCCACTTGCAAGTGA